Proteins encoded within one genomic window of Acinetobacter sp. WCHA55:
- a CDS encoding YggT family protein, with product MGANSALIFGIIINVAILLVFFRFLMQLAAVNFYNPVVMSTVKATKIVDMFGRIFPNVAKGRVNLAALVLLVLLYLLKIFGVMYLSGAMPNSPVHLVILTFVTMIQDLIRFCRYLIFATIILSWVVMFTQSRSPYIEVIQELAEPLLAPFRRLLPNMGMIDLSPIVAFLALYIAEMIMNEVAIVLLTGL from the coding sequence ATGGGTGCAAACTCTGCGCTAATTTTTGGCATCATTATTAACGTTGCAATTTTACTGGTGTTCTTCCGCTTTCTCATGCAGTTGGCAGCGGTTAACTTTTATAACCCAGTGGTGATGTCGACCGTAAAAGCCACAAAAATTGTGGATATGTTTGGTCGTATTTTTCCAAATGTAGCAAAAGGTCGTGTGAACTTAGCGGCTTTAGTACTTTTGGTTTTATTGTATTTACTGAAAATTTTTGGCGTCATGTATCTCTCTGGAGCGATGCCAAATAGTCCTGTGCATTTGGTTATTTTAACTTTTGTGACCATGATTCAAGACTTGATTCGTTTCTGTCGTTACTTGATTTTTGCAACGATTATTTTAAGTTGGGTGGTGATGTTTACGCAGTCACGCTCGCCTTATATTGAGGTGATTCAAGAGCTTGCGGAACCTTTACTGGCGCCGTTTCGCCGTTTATTGCCGAATATGGGCATGATTGACCTTTCTCCAATTGTAGCGTTCTTGGCGCTGTATATTGCTGAAATGATTATGAATGAAGTGGCGATTGTTCTGCTCACTGGTTTATAA
- the proC gene encoding pyrroline-5-carboxylate reductase yields MSAVLNRNICFIGGGNMAQALIGGLISRGLPSTRITVSDPVEQVRHLLAEKDLVVTEDNASAIREADVVVLAVKPQVLAHVLKPLNGLFDGKLIISIVAGAEIATIAALAGSDRIVRVMPNTPALVQTGAHGLYATEAVDKEDRDLASQVLAATGLTLWVGEEAQIDAVTAVSGSGPAYFFYMMESMIRAGKNLGLDEKVATALTLQTALGAAQMAITSSNTPAELRKNVTSPNGTTQAALEVFDRAQISQNIQAALAAAQKRSQELAQELSESSK; encoded by the coding sequence ATGAGCGCAGTGTTGAATCGTAATATTTGTTTTATCGGCGGTGGTAACATGGCTCAAGCCCTCATCGGTGGTTTGATTTCACGTGGTTTACCTTCAACTCGCATTACGGTTTCTGATCCTGTTGAACAAGTTCGTCATTTATTGGCTGAAAAAGACTTGGTGGTGACTGAGGATAACGCATCTGCTATTCGTGAAGCCGATGTCGTGGTCTTAGCGGTTAAACCTCAAGTTTTAGCCCATGTTTTAAAACCATTAAACGGTTTATTTGACGGTAAGTTGATTATTTCAATTGTTGCGGGTGCTGAAATTGCTACGATTGCTGCACTCGCTGGCAGTGATCGTATTGTGCGTGTAATGCCAAATACGCCTGCTTTAGTACAAACAGGTGCGCATGGTTTATATGCCACTGAGGCTGTAGATAAAGAAGACCGTGATTTGGCGAGCCAAGTACTTGCTGCGACTGGCTTGACTTTATGGGTAGGCGAAGAAGCGCAAATTGATGCTGTGACTGCAGTGTCTGGTTCAGGTCCTGCGTATTTTTTCTATATGATGGAAAGCATGATCCGTGCAGGTAAAAACCTTGGTCTAGATGAAAAAGTAGCAACGGCGTTGACGTTGCAAACTGCACTGGGTGCGGCACAAATGGCAATCACGAGCTCAAATACACCTGCTGAATTGCGTAAAAATGTCACTTCGCCGAATGGTACAACCCAAGCGGCACTTGAAGTGTTTGATCGTGCACAAATTTCACAAAATATCCAAGCTGCATTGGCTGCTGCTCAAAAGCGCAGTCAGGAACTTGCTCAAGAGCTGAGTGAAAGTAGCAAATAA
- the tilS gene encoding tRNA lysidine(34) synthetase TilS, with translation MRSTLPTFNEVWQRQFRTSVLTEFQDTPEQPHFLIGCSGGMDSMLLLHLMSHLFPKRIRAIYIDHQLQDVSPQWGSFVQEQCYVLDVPCVIQAVDVDTGNVESQARSARYAAFQKHLLANEILVLAHHQQDQAETVLLRLFSGAGIHGLAAMQSLDRREQFTIWRPLLALSRQQIELWATDMQLRNIQDQTNFDTSYDRAWCRAELWPILEQRFPKMQQALARTSYLMQDAESILTDVLAQDWASCGDASVLNLTSFRQLTAPRQRQLLSAWMKGEDLYRPAFDMVQRLFDEVIESKVDAQAALHWNQYYYVRYQQQLFRVCKAEYLAEQFQTVESIQQRFSLDQAYALASGQYRIETQKYGLSAKLLEQTLQIKPRVGGEKLHLYGRVGAWPLKKAIQSAQIFPWQRHTIQILSIDNVMLGVFTPKGFWLVESAYCEAGGWQPNLIA, from the coding sequence ATGCGAAGCACGTTACCAACGTTTAATGAAGTTTGGCAGCGACAATTTAGGACTAGCGTCTTAACCGAGTTTCAGGATACACCTGAACAGCCTCATTTTTTAATCGGATGTAGTGGTGGCATGGATTCCATGTTACTACTCCATTTGATGTCTCATTTATTTCCCAAGCGTATTCGCGCCATTTATATTGATCATCAATTGCAGGATGTCAGTCCACAGTGGGGTAGCTTTGTTCAAGAACAGTGCTATGTCTTGGATGTTCCATGTGTGATTCAAGCGGTCGATGTTGATACAGGCAATGTAGAAAGCCAAGCCCGCAGTGCACGTTATGCGGCCTTTCAGAAGCATCTTCTTGCCAATGAAATTTTGGTTCTCGCGCATCATCAACAAGATCAGGCTGAAACCGTCTTACTCCGATTATTCTCTGGTGCGGGAATTCATGGACTTGCCGCCATGCAGAGCCTCGACAGACGAGAGCAATTTACAATTTGGCGCCCGCTATTGGCTTTGTCCAGACAGCAAATTGAGCTGTGGGCTACTGATATGCAACTGAGAAATATTCAAGACCAAACCAATTTTGATACTAGTTATGATCGGGCATGGTGTCGAGCCGAATTATGGCCGATCTTAGAACAACGCTTTCCGAAAATGCAGCAAGCTTTGGCACGTACCAGTTATTTGATGCAAGATGCTGAGTCCATTTTGACCGATGTGTTGGCTCAAGACTGGGCCAGTTGTGGAGATGCTTCGGTTTTAAATTTAACTTCATTTCGTCAGTTAACTGCACCGAGACAGCGACAGCTGTTGTCTGCTTGGATGAAAGGTGAGGACTTATATCGTCCTGCTTTTGATATGGTACAACGCCTATTTGATGAGGTGATTGAATCTAAAGTCGATGCTCAGGCCGCTTTGCATTGGAATCAATACTATTATGTGCGTTATCAACAGCAACTATTTCGTGTTTGTAAAGCAGAGTATTTGGCGGAACAATTTCAGACGGTTGAGTCAATTCAGCAGCGTTTTAGTTTAGATCAAGCTTATGCATTGGCTTCGGGGCAATATCGCATTGAAACACAAAAATATGGACTGTCTGCTAAATTGTTAGAGCAGACTTTACAGATAAAACCGCGTGTAGGTGGGGAGAAGCTGCATTTGTATGGGCGGGTTGGGGCTTGGCCGTTGAAAAAAGCCATTCAGAGCGCACAAATTTTTCCGTGGCAACGTCATACAATACAAATATTAAGCATAGATAATGTTATGCTTGGTGTTTTTACGCCTAAAGGATTTTGGTTGGTCGAGTCGGCTTATTGTGAAGCGGGTGGATGGCAACCAAATTTAATTGCTTAG
- a CDS encoding acetyl-CoA carboxylase carboxyltransferase subunit alpha, which produces MKNKAAQSKAWTTVQIARHPERPQFLDYVSEIFTEFDALHGDRLFGDDGAMIGGLARFDGQPVMIVGQHRGRSTREKLQHNFGMSNPEGYRKSQRLLDMAERFNLPVFTFIDTMGAYPGVGAEERGQAEAIATSLAQLSSLKVPVIATVLGEGGSGGALGIGVADRVVMLSHSIYSVISPEGCASILWKTAEKAEQASEALALTAEKLQKMGVVEYVVDEGEGAHLHPEQVMHALKTVLKDALAELQPMDANERCEARYQRLMKFGSDNLGLAS; this is translated from the coding sequence ATGAAGAATAAAGCTGCGCAATCCAAAGCATGGACGACGGTTCAAATTGCACGTCATCCTGAGCGTCCGCAATTTTTAGATTATGTGAGTGAAATTTTTACCGAATTTGATGCTTTGCATGGTGATCGCTTATTTGGTGATGATGGTGCAATGATTGGTGGATTAGCTCGCTTTGATGGTCAGCCAGTCATGATTGTGGGTCAACACCGTGGTCGTAGTACGCGTGAAAAGTTACAACATAACTTTGGTATGAGTAACCCAGAAGGTTACCGTAAATCACAACGTTTACTTGATATGGCTGAACGTTTTAATCTACCCGTCTTTACCTTTATTGACACCATGGGTGCATATCCAGGTGTGGGTGCAGAAGAACGTGGTCAGGCTGAAGCAATTGCAACGTCTTTGGCACAACTTTCAAGCTTGAAAGTGCCTGTGATTGCAACCGTACTTGGTGAAGGTGGTTCAGGTGGTGCACTGGGCATTGGTGTGGCTGACCGTGTGGTAATGTTATCCCATAGTATTTATTCAGTCATTTCACCTGAAGGTTGTGCATCTATTTTATGGAAAACAGCTGAAAAAGCAGAGCAGGCCAGCGAAGCTTTGGCATTGACTGCTGAAAAATTACAGAAAATGGGTGTTGTTGAATACGTGGTCGATGAAGGTGAAGGTGCTCACCTCCACCCAGAACAGGTCATGCATGCTTTAAAAACTGTTTTAAAAGATGCTTTGGCTGAGTTGCAACCGATGGATGCGAATGAACGATGCGAAGCACGTTACCAACGTTTAATGAAGTTTGGCAGCGACAATTTAGGACTAGCGTCTTAA
- the ppx gene encoding exopolyphosphatase, with amino-acid sequence MSDFLIDEELLAAIDMGSNSFHLAIARVDHGEVKKVASMSEKVQLAAGLDENKNLTEAAQQRGLACLSRFVGRLGSVQPNRLRIVATNALRQAKNGHEFIQKAAEILPKHIEIIAGREEARLIYLGVSHTMVNSGRRLVIDIGGGSTELIIGEEFEPIHTESLQMGCVAFTKAFFVDGEINQKSFDKAVVAARKELSGIANTYKEAGWDTVVGSSGTIKACRQITVNMGWSNEKEELTRDGLDKLKEKLLKYKHVAEMEFDGLKEDRRAVLPAGIAILYAIFDVLELDKLVYSDGALREGVMYDLLGRFQHEDIRDRSVQALMGRYNADPKQAERVVNMAQHLFDGVADSLKLTTEDSDLLRRAAYLHEIGLAISHAGYHRHGAYLLQHSDIAGFSQIDQNHLSHLVAHHRRKLRSDARVDVMKVGGNKLVYLCLLLRLAVLLNHSRSDQMLPAIELTVGNAQQWQLSVSGNAAQWPLLVADLHDEQAQFKHWDVELDIQSEQFVDE; translated from the coding sequence ATGTCTGATTTTTTGATTGATGAAGAGTTACTTGCTGCCATCGATATGGGGTCGAACAGCTTCCACTTGGCGATTGCGCGAGTGGATCATGGCGAAGTGAAAAAAGTTGCGTCAATGTCAGAAAAAGTACAGTTAGCAGCGGGTTTAGATGAAAATAAAAACTTAACAGAAGCCGCACAGCAGCGCGGTTTGGCCTGTTTATCTCGCTTTGTTGGGCGCTTAGGTTCGGTTCAGCCAAATCGTTTAAGAATTGTGGCGACCAATGCGCTACGCCAAGCCAAAAATGGACATGAATTTATTCAGAAAGCTGCAGAAATTTTGCCGAAGCACATCGAAATTATTGCAGGTCGTGAAGAGGCTCGTCTGATTTATTTGGGCGTATCTCATACCATGGTAAACAGTGGACGCCGTCTTGTGATTGATATCGGTGGAGGTTCAACAGAACTGATTATTGGTGAAGAATTTGAACCTATTCATACCGAATCTTTACAAATGGGCTGTGTAGCATTTACCAAAGCCTTCTTTGTTGATGGTGAGATTAACCAAAAAAGTTTTGATAAAGCTGTGGTTGCAGCACGTAAGGAGCTGTCTGGTATTGCCAATACCTATAAAGAAGCGGGTTGGGATACGGTGGTCGGTTCGAGTGGAACCATTAAAGCGTGTCGTCAGATTACCGTGAATATGGGCTGGAGTAATGAAAAAGAAGAACTCACCCGTGACGGTTTAGATAAGCTCAAAGAAAAATTACTCAAATATAAACACGTCGCTGAGATGGAATTTGACGGCTTAAAAGAAGACCGTCGAGCAGTTTTGCCAGCCGGAATCGCTATTTTGTATGCCATTTTTGATGTACTCGAACTGGATAAATTGGTGTATTCAGATGGTGCCCTGCGCGAAGGGGTGATGTATGACTTACTTGGACGTTTTCAACATGAAGATATTCGAGATCGTTCTGTACAAGCGTTAATGGGCCGTTATAACGCCGATCCAAAACAAGCTGAACGGGTCGTGAACATGGCTCAACATTTGTTTGATGGTGTGGCGGATTCATTGAAATTAACCACAGAAGACAGTGATTTACTGCGTCGTGCGGCTTATCTGCATGAAATTGGTTTAGCGATTAGCCATGCAGGCTACCATCGTCATGGTGCATATTTATTGCAACATTCTGACATTGCGGGCTTCTCGCAAATTGATCAGAACCATCTGTCACATTTGGTAGCGCATCATCGCCGTAAGCTACGCAGTGACGCCCGTGTTGACGTGATGAAGGTCGGCGGTAACAAATTAGTCTATCTGTGTTTGCTACTTCGTCTTGCTGTTTTACTCAATCATAGTCGTAGCGATCAGATGCTTCCTGCCATTGAATTAACAGTAGGCAATGCGCAACAATGGCAGTTGAGTGTTTCTGGTAATGCCGCGCAATGGCCTTTGCTGGTTGCAGACTTGCATGATGAGCAGGCGCAATTTAAGCATTGGGATGTTGAGTTGGATATCCAATCAGAACAATTTGTCGATGAATAA
- the trxA gene encoding thioredoxin, which produces MSGNIVNTTDTNFDADVLQSDVPVLVDFWAGWCAPCKAIAPVLEVLANEYEGKVKIVKVDVTSCEATAVNYNIRNIPALLMFKNGEVVAQQVGAAPKSKLTAFIEENI; this is translated from the coding sequence ATGTCTGGCAATATCGTAAATACAACTGATACAAACTTCGACGCTGATGTACTTCAATCAGACGTTCCTGTGCTTGTTGACTTCTGGGCAGGCTGGTGCGCGCCATGTAAAGCAATTGCACCTGTATTAGAAGTATTGGCGAACGAATACGAAGGTAAAGTGAAGATTGTTAAAGTTGACGTGACTTCTTGCGAAGCAACGGCTGTGAACTATAACATCCGTAACATCCCTGCATTACTCATGTTCAAAAATGGTGAAGTTGTTGCCCAACAAGTGGGCGCTGCACCAAAATCGAAATTGACTGCTTTTATTGAAGAAAACATTTAA
- the rho gene encoding transcription termination factor Rho, producing MNLTELKKKPIGELIKIAEFMGLEGMARNRKQDIIFAILKRHAMNGEEIFGDGVLEILSDGFGFLRSAAGSYLAGPDDIYVSPSQIRRFNLRTGDTITGTIRPPKEGERYFALLKVNQINYDTPENSRNKILFENLTPLFPTEQLVMELGNGTTEDLTARVVDLVAPIGKGQRSIIVAPPKAGKTMLLQNIAQSIVRNNPECFLIVLLIDERPEEVTEMERTVRGEVIASTFDESPARHVQVAEMVIEKAKRLVEHKKDVVILLDSITRLARAYNTVVPSSGKVLTGGVDAHALERPKRFFGAARNIEEGGSLTIISTALIETGSKMDEVIYEEFKGTGNQEITLDRRIAEKRVFPAMNIKKSGTRREERLMSEDNLRKVWILRKLLHTQDELAAMEFLLDRMKETKTNDDFFDQMKRKATS from the coding sequence ATGAATTTAACCGAACTCAAGAAAAAACCGATTGGCGAACTCATCAAAATTGCTGAATTTATGGGCCTCGAAGGAATGGCTCGTAACCGTAAGCAAGACATTATTTTTGCCATCTTAAAGCGCCATGCAATGAATGGTGAAGAGATCTTTGGTGATGGCGTTTTGGAAATTCTGTCAGATGGCTTCGGCTTCTTACGCTCTGCAGCAGGTTCTTACCTTGCAGGCCCAGATGACATTTATGTTAGCCCATCTCAAATTCGTCGTTTCAATCTACGTACTGGTGACACCATTACGGGAACCATTCGCCCACCCAAAGAAGGCGAACGTTATTTTGCACTGTTAAAAGTGAACCAAATTAACTACGACACGCCAGAAAACTCACGTAACAAAATCTTGTTTGAAAACTTAACACCACTTTTCCCGACCGAGCAATTGGTAATGGAGCTTGGTAACGGGACGACAGAAGATTTAACTGCACGTGTGGTTGACTTGGTTGCACCTATCGGTAAGGGCCAGCGTTCAATTATCGTAGCGCCGCCAAAAGCGGGTAAAACAATGTTGTTACAAAACATCGCTCAGTCGATTGTGCGTAACAACCCTGAATGCTTCCTGATCGTTCTTCTGATTGACGAACGCCCTGAAGAAGTGACAGAAATGGAGCGTACTGTTCGTGGTGAAGTCATTGCGTCAACGTTTGATGAATCTCCTGCTCGTCACGTTCAAGTGGCTGAAATGGTGATTGAAAAAGCAAAACGTTTGGTTGAGCACAAGAAAGATGTTGTGATTCTGCTCGACTCCATTACCCGTTTAGCACGTGCTTACAATACGGTTGTTCCTTCATCTGGTAAGGTTTTAACTGGTGGTGTGGATGCACATGCGCTTGAACGCCCTAAGCGTTTCTTCGGTGCAGCACGTAATATTGAAGAAGGTGGCTCACTAACCATCATTTCTACAGCTCTGATTGAAACAGGCAGTAAAATGGATGAAGTGATCTATGAAGAATTTAAAGGTACAGGTAACCAAGAAATTACACTGGATCGCCGTATTGCGGAAAAGCGTGTCTTCCCTGCGATGAACATCAAAAAGTCTGGCACCCGTCGCGAAGAGCGTCTAATGTCTGAGGATAATCTACGTAAGGTTTGGATTTTACGTAAGTTACTTCATACCCAAGATGAACTTGCAGCCATGGAATTTTTACTTGATCGCATGAAAGAAACCAAAACCAACGATGATTTCTTTGATCAAATGAAACGTAAAGCAACCAGCTAA
- a CDS encoding integration host factor subunit alpha produces the protein MTALTKAEMADHLSELTSLNRREAKQMVELFFDEISQALISGEQVKLSGFGNFELRDKRQRPGRNPKTGEEIPISARRVVTFRAGQKFRQRVGNEQID, from the coding sequence ATGACAGCATTAACAAAAGCGGAAATGGCTGACCATCTAAGTGAGCTCACGAGTTTAAACCGTCGTGAAGCTAAACAAATGGTCGAGTTGTTTTTTGATGAGATTAGCCAAGCGCTAATCTCTGGTGAACAAGTTAAACTTTCGGGTTTTGGTAACTTTGAGTTGCGTGATAAACGCCAACGCCCAGGCCGTAACCCGAAAACGGGTGAAGAAATTCCGATTTCTGCACGCCGTGTAGTGACCTTCCGCGCAGGGCAGAAATTCCGCCAGCGTGTGGGAAATGAGCAGATCGATTGA
- the pheT gene encoding phenylalanine--tRNA ligase subunit beta → MKISENWLRTWVNPAVDSNTLSDQLTMLGLEVDDLSPAAKPFTGVVVGEVLTVEQHPDADRLRVTTVNIGSGEPLQIVCGAPNVRVGMKAPVATIGAVLPGDFKIKKGKLRGIESQGMLCGASEIDLEDKIDGLLELPTDAPIGVDVREYLQLDDHVIDISITPNRGDCFSIRGIAREIGVINQLTVTAPEINAVAATIADEKKVVVSTEGCPRYLGRVIKNVNTKAATPEWMERALVRSGIRQHSILVDITNYVLMELGQPLHAFDAAKIQGSVQVRQANATEKLVLLNEQEVELNEKVMVIADDEKALAIAGIMGGLSSSVSDETQDIFLESAFFAPLAIAGRARSFGLHTDASQRYERGVDFELPMLAMHRASQLIAELAGGEFGPITTVEQTAVLPKREAIELEQAQVDQLLGYRVDAEFIADALTRLGCAVTVKAEGQWSVVPPSHRYDMAIYQDLIEEVARIHGYDNIQISLPKIEAQLAQYQDQFEVAQLRQTLVTLGYQEAISFSFADLKLEKQLNAAVNPLALANPISSDLAVMRSTLLSSLIPCVQYNVNRQQSRVRFFELGLRFDYQDAESIHDLKQIPTLAVIATGAKTSETWHAKPQAMDFFDFKGEIEEVLAAGRVQVEYVRSERSWLHPGQSAEVLVHGQSIGYFGRLHPSLEDALDLSTTWVAELDQSAVLQTYVSNFTELSRFPSVRRDIALLISDKINVSEIQQLIEKTGGELLDSTWLFDVYTGQGVEEGKRSLAFALLWQHPSRTLEDAEIKSGMDHILHVLENTYQATLRAS, encoded by the coding sequence ATGAAAATTAGCGAAAATTGGTTGCGTACATGGGTGAACCCAGCCGTTGATAGCAATACGTTATCTGACCAACTAACCATGTTGGGCTTGGAAGTCGATGATTTATCACCAGCGGCAAAACCGTTCACTGGCGTGGTGGTTGGTGAAGTGTTGACCGTAGAACAACATCCTGATGCAGACCGTTTACGTGTGACAACTGTCAATATTGGTTCAGGTGAACCATTACAAATTGTGTGTGGTGCGCCAAACGTACGTGTCGGTATGAAAGCCCCTGTGGCAACCATTGGTGCGGTACTTCCAGGTGATTTCAAAATCAAAAAAGGCAAACTTCGTGGCATTGAATCACAAGGCATGTTGTGTGGTGCATCTGAAATTGATTTAGAAGATAAAATTGATGGTCTTTTAGAATTGCCTACAGATGCACCTATCGGTGTGGATGTTCGTGAGTATTTACAGCTTGATGATCATGTGATTGATATCAGCATCACGCCAAACCGTGGTGACTGTTTCAGTATTCGTGGTATTGCCCGTGAAATTGGGGTGATTAATCAACTGACCGTGACTGCACCTGAAATTAATGCCGTTGCTGCGACCATTGCCGATGAGAAAAAAGTCGTAGTGAGCACGGAAGGCTGCCCGCGCTATTTAGGTCGTGTGATTAAAAATGTGAATACCAAAGCAGCAACCCCAGAGTGGATGGAACGTGCCTTGGTTCGCTCAGGGATTCGTCAGCACAGTATTTTGGTTGATATTACCAACTATGTACTGATGGAGTTAGGTCAACCGTTACATGCTTTTGATGCGGCAAAAATTCAAGGTTCGGTTCAAGTTCGTCAAGCGAATGCAACTGAAAAATTGGTTCTACTGAATGAACAAGAAGTTGAGCTCAATGAAAAAGTCATGGTGATTGCGGATGATGAAAAAGCATTGGCGATTGCAGGCATCATGGGTGGCTTGTCTTCATCTGTTAGTGATGAAACCCAAGACATTTTCTTAGAGTCTGCGTTCTTTGCTCCATTAGCTATTGCGGGCCGTGCGCGTAGTTTTGGTTTACATACGGATGCGTCGCAGCGTTATGAACGTGGTGTCGATTTTGAACTACCAATGCTAGCGATGCATCGTGCATCACAATTGATTGCAGAATTGGCGGGTGGTGAGTTCGGTCCGATTACGACTGTAGAACAAACGGCAGTTTTACCGAAGCGTGAAGCGATTGAGCTGGAACAAGCGCAAGTGGATCAATTGCTTGGTTATCGCGTAGATGCTGAATTTATTGCGGATGCATTGACCCGTTTAGGTTGTGCTGTGACGGTTAAAGCAGAAGGTCAGTGGTCAGTGGTTCCGCCTTCACACCGTTATGATATGGCGATCTACCAAGACCTGATTGAAGAAGTTGCGCGTATTCATGGTTATGACAATATTCAAATCAGTTTGCCAAAAATTGAAGCGCAATTGGCTCAATATCAAGACCAATTTGAAGTGGCTCAGCTTCGTCAAACCCTCGTGACTTTGGGTTATCAAGAAGCAATTAGCTTTAGCTTTGCAGACTTAAAGCTTGAGAAGCAACTCAATGCGGCTGTGAATCCTTTGGCTTTGGCTAACCCGATTTCCAGTGATTTAGCAGTAATGCGTTCAACACTGCTTTCTAGTTTGATTCCGTGTGTGCAATATAACGTAAACCGCCAACAAAGTCGTGTGCGTTTCTTTGAACTCGGCTTACGTTTCGACTATCAAGATGCTGAATCTATTCATGATTTGAAACAAATTCCTACCCTTGCAGTGATTGCAACAGGTGCAAAAACGTCAGAAACTTGGCATGCTAAACCTCAAGCTATGGATTTCTTTGATTTCAAAGGCGAAATTGAAGAAGTATTGGCAGCAGGTCGTGTGCAGGTTGAATATGTTCGCTCTGAACGTAGTTGGTTGCATCCGGGTCAGTCTGCTGAGGTTTTAGTCCATGGTCAATCTATTGGTTACTTTGGTCGATTACATCCATCTTTAGAAGATGCACTGGATTTGAGCACAACTTGGGTGGCTGAACTTGATCAATCGGCTGTTTTGCAAACTTATGTATCTAATTTTACAGAATTATCACGTTTTCCGTCGGTTAGACGTGATATTGCGCTTTTAATTAGTGATAAGATAAATGTAAGTGAAATTCAGCAACTTATCGAAAAAACAGGTGGTGAGCTTTTAGACTCGACTTGGTTGTTCGATGTGTACACTGGGCAAGGCGTTGAAGAGGGTAAGCGCTCATTGGCATTTGCGCTTCTTTGGCAACACCCATCACGTACGCTTGAGGATGCTGAAATTAAATCCGGTATGGATCATATTTTACATGTGTTGGAAAACACTTATCAGGCGACATTGAGGGCTTCATGA
- the pheS gene encoding phenylalanine--tRNA ligase subunit alpha codes for MSLEALTTEALAAIAAAEDLATLDQVRVQFTGKKSQLAEQSKALGKMDPEERKVFGAQIHAVREAITGALTERQTQLQQAALAQKLASETVDITLPGRGQTIGSIHPVTQVQERICQFFTKAGFVIETGPEVEDDYHNFEALNIPGHHPARAMHDTFYFDATHLLRTHTSGVQIRTMETQQPPIRIVCPGRVYRCDSDQTHSPMFHQIEGLYVTENTSFAELKGLLVNLLNEFFEKDLKVRFRPSYFPFTEPSAEVDIMDERGKWLEVLGCGMVHPNVLQAAGIDPEKYKGFAFGLGVERFAMLRYGINDLRMFYQNDVRFLRQFA; via the coding sequence ATGTCACTGGAAGCCCTGACCACTGAAGCGCTCGCTGCGATTGCAGCAGCAGAGGACCTTGCTACACTCGATCAAGTGCGAGTGCAGTTTACGGGTAAGAAAAGCCAGCTCGCTGAGCAATCGAAAGCTTTAGGTAAAATGGACCCTGAAGAGCGTAAAGTTTTTGGTGCGCAAATTCATGCAGTCCGTGAAGCGATTACCGGTGCTTTAACTGAACGCCAAACACAATTACAACAAGCAGCATTAGCACAAAAACTCGCAAGTGAAACGGTTGATATTACTCTACCTGGTCGTGGTCAAACGATTGGGAGTATTCATCCCGTTACTCAAGTGCAAGAGCGTATTTGTCAGTTCTTTACCAAAGCGGGTTTTGTGATTGAAACTGGACCAGAAGTTGAAGATGACTATCACAACTTTGAAGCTTTAAATATTCCAGGGCATCACCCTGCGCGTGCAATGCACGATACATTCTATTTCGATGCGACACATTTGCTACGTACCCATACTTCGGGTGTGCAGATTCGTACTATGGAAACCCAGCAACCTCCGATTCGTATTGTGTGCCCGGGTCGTGTATATCGCTGTGACTCTGACCAAACGCATTCGCCAATGTTTCATCAAATTGAAGGTTTGTATGTCACTGAAAATACTAGCTTTGCAGAACTGAAAGGTTTGTTGGTCAATCTGTTAAACGAATTCTTTGAAAAAGACTTAAAAGTGCGTTTCCGTCCGTCTTATTTCCCATTCACAGAGCCAAGTGCTGAAGTGGATATTATGGATGAGCGTGGTAAATGGTTGGAAGTACTCGGTTGTGGCATGGTACATCCGAATGTATTACAAGCTGCGGGTATTGATCCTGAGAAATACAAAGGCTTTGCTTTTGGTCTAGGTGTGGAACGTTTTGCGATGCTTCGTTATGGCATCAATGATTTACGTATGTTCTACCAAAACGATGTGCGTTTCTTACGCCAATTTGCTTAA